Proteins encoded together in one Gemmatimonadota bacterium DH-78 window:
- the gap gene encoding type I glyceraldehyde-3-phosphate dehydrogenase has product MAIRVAINGFGRIGRNVLRSAKQSGAEGLDFVAVNDLTDNATLAHLLQYDSVHGRYPGTVEVTDDGLRVDGDDLRVLSERDPSKLPWKELEVDIVIESTGIFTQRDKAAQHLEAGARKVIISAPAKQEDITIVLGVNEDRYDPAAHDVISNASCTTNCLAPVVKVLLDSFGFRHGFMTTVHSYTNDQRILDLPHKDLRRARAAAMSMIPTTTGAAKATSLVLPEVTGKLDGMAIRVPTPDVSLVDLVAELDTDVDADAVNDAFEAASQGALQGILGFERTPLVSIDYTGNPHSSIVDAASTAVMEKRMVKVLSWYDNEWGYSSRVVDLARFVGEKL; this is encoded by the coding sequence ATGGCCATTCGGGTCGCGATCAACGGATTCGGGCGGATCGGGCGGAACGTTCTCCGGTCGGCGAAGCAGTCGGGGGCCGAAGGCCTCGATTTCGTCGCGGTGAACGACCTGACCGACAACGCCACCCTCGCCCACCTCCTCCAGTACGACTCGGTGCACGGTCGCTATCCGGGCACCGTCGAGGTCACCGACGACGGCCTGCGCGTCGACGGCGACGACCTGCGCGTATTGAGCGAGCGGGATCCCTCGAAGCTCCCCTGGAAGGAGCTCGAGGTCGACATCGTGATCGAATCGACGGGCATCTTCACGCAGCGCGACAAGGCCGCTCAGCACCTCGAAGCGGGCGCTCGGAAGGTGATCATCTCGGCGCCGGCCAAGCAGGAAGACATCACGATCGTGCTCGGGGTCAACGAGGATCGCTACGACCCCGCCGCCCACGACGTGATCTCCAATGCGAGCTGCACCACGAACTGCCTCGCACCGGTCGTGAAGGTGCTTCTCGACTCGTTCGGGTTCCGCCACGGCTTCATGACCACCGTGCACTCGTACACGAACGACCAGCGGATTCTCGACCTTCCCCACAAGGATCTCCGGCGGGCCCGTGCGGCGGCCATGTCGATGATCCCGACCACGACCGGGGCCGCGAAGGCCACCTCGCTCGTGCTCCCCGAGGTGACCGGCAAGCTCGACGGCATGGCGATTCGGGTGCCCACACCCGACGTCTCGCTGGTCGACCTCGTGGCCGAACTCGACACGGACGTCGACGCCGACGCGGTCAACGACGCCTTCGAGGCCGCGTCGCAGGGCGCGCTCCAGGGGATTCTCGGTTTCGAGCGCACCCCCCTGGTGTCGATCGACTACACGGGCAACCCGCACTCGTCCATCGTCGACGCCGCCTCCACCGCCGTGATGGAGAAGCGCATGGTGAAGGTGCTCTCCTGGTACGACAACGAGTGGGGCTACTCCAGCCGGGTGGTCGACCTGGCCCGCTTCGTGGGCGAGAAGCTCTGA
- a CDS encoding L-threonylcarbamoyladenylate synthase: protein MKRIDVRGLEGAALSEALAPVVDHLAGGGLIGYPTATVYGFGGAASSSAVERLARLKGRDPDRPFLLLVPDRDPLEALEWTPSARALAAGFWPGPLTLVLGDRAGVLPAAVRSRQGGVAVRRSGHPVVRALLARAGHPITSTSANPPGAAPAIDADGCEAAWRAFGDGGEGLVIDAGPLPPSAASTIVDCLGEVPVVLREGAISVDELRRVVPELLSTAPHP, encoded by the coding sequence GTGAAGCGGATCGACGTGCGCGGTCTCGAGGGCGCGGCCCTGTCCGAGGCGCTCGCCCCCGTGGTCGACCATCTGGCCGGGGGCGGACTGATCGGTTATCCGACCGCCACCGTGTACGGGTTCGGAGGCGCCGCGTCGTCGTCGGCCGTCGAGCGCCTGGCCCGCCTCAAGGGGCGCGACCCCGACCGGCCCTTCCTGCTGCTGGTGCCGGATCGAGACCCGCTCGAAGCCCTCGAGTGGACCCCCTCGGCTCGCGCCCTGGCCGCCGGCTTCTGGCCCGGTCCGCTCACCCTGGTACTGGGGGATCGCGCGGGGGTGCTGCCCGCGGCGGTCCGGAGTCGGCAGGGTGGAGTGGCGGTGCGGCGCAGCGGGCATCCGGTCGTGCGGGCGCTCCTCGCGCGAGCCGGCCATCCGATCACCAGCACCTCCGCCAACCCGCCCGGGGCGGCCCCGGCGATCGACGCCGATGGGTGCGAGGCCGCCTGGCGCGCGTTCGGCGACGGTGGCGAGGGGCTGGTGATCGACGCCGGTCCGCTGCCCCCCAGTGCCGCCTCCACGATCGTCGACTGCCTCGGCGAGGTGCCGGTGGTGCTTCGCGAAGGCGCGATCTCCGTCGATGAACTGCGTCGTGTCGTTCCCGAACTCCTCTCGACCGCTCCACATCCGTGA
- a CDS encoding shikimate dehydrogenase produces MTGRPISAATRLFAVLGDPVAHSLSPALHGAALAARRLDAVYLALRCGDRDAVGLVRGLALAGGGGNVTVPHKRRAAEAVDRRTPAVERTGACNTFWSDDGAVWGDNTDVAGFRGAVTALLPEGVAGARVLLLGAGGAARAALAGLLDDGVREVAILNRSVDRARELIRGMGAEGSATALDGEGALSGEDFDLVVQATSLGLHPSDPLPTSLDRCRGVGAALDLVYGREPTRWVRAARERGVPAADGREMLLLQATAAFRRWFGDPVPMAEMRAALNERDG; encoded by the coding sequence GTGACGGGCCGCCCGATCTCCGCCGCCACGCGACTCTTCGCGGTGCTCGGCGATCCGGTGGCGCACTCCCTCTCGCCCGCGCTGCACGGTGCGGCTCTGGCGGCGCGGCGTCTCGACGCGGTCTACCTCGCGCTGCGCTGCGGAGACCGGGATGCCGTCGGGCTCGTGCGCGGGCTCGCCCTGGCCGGGGGCGGGGGCAACGTCACGGTCCCCCACAAGCGGAGGGCCGCCGAGGCGGTCGACCGCCGCACCCCCGCCGTCGAGCGCACCGGTGCCTGCAACACCTTCTGGTCGGACGACGGGGCGGTCTGGGGCGACAACACGGATGTGGCGGGCTTCCGGGGAGCCGTGACCGCGCTCCTTCCCGAGGGCGTCGCCGGTGCCCGGGTCCTGCTGCTCGGCGCGGGAGGGGCCGCACGGGCGGCTCTCGCGGGACTCCTCGACGACGGCGTGCGCGAGGTGGCGATCCTGAATCGTTCGGTCGATCGCGCCCGCGAGTTGATCCGCGGCATGGGGGCGGAGGGCTCGGCGACGGCGCTCGACGGCGAAGGCGCACTGTCGGGCGAGGACTTCGATCTGGTGGTGCAGGCCACCTCGCTCGGGCTGCACCCGTCCGACCCGCTCCCCACCTCGCTCGACCGCTGCAGGGGGGTGGGTGCCGCGCTCGACCTGGTGTACGGCCGCGAGCCCACCCGGTGGGTGCGCGCGGCACGAGAGCGGGGCGTGCCGGCGGCGGACGGCCGCGAGATGCTGCTGCTCCAGGCGACCGCCGCCTTCCGTCGCTGGTTCGGCGATCCGGTGCCGATGGCCGAGATGCGGGCGGCGCTGAACGAGCGGGACGGGTGA
- the dnaB gene encoding replicative DNA helicase, with translation MSDVIQHDAPPSRPVFDRRPPWSQEAEQSVLAGMLQDRDAVARAVEILEPSMFYQESHRLLFRALARLFERGEAIDPILLGDELQKTDDDQRVGGYEYIGYLLDIVPTAANVEFHAKLVREKALLRRLIEASQETIRDAYEPGERDVNEVMDEAEARIFQVAQSQEREGFVRIKDLLWPAFEEIERLQTSGSPITGIPTGFPRFDGMTTGLQKGDLCIIAARPSMGKTSWVLNVAATAAIDHEVPVAIFSLEMSKEQLLKRLLSAEARVDAQHIRRGGMSPDESQRLGAAAGHLNNAPIWIDDTPGMSVLEMRAKARRLASDVKAEGKELGMIVVDYLQLMGGGGRAESRVQEVSQISRGLKALARELDVPLLALSQLSRAPEQRPDKKPMLSDLRESGSIEQDADIVMFLFRPEYYFGAVDESGNSLEGKAELIVSKQRNGPTGTVELHFHKAYTRFDPRHDDHRGPQPDGQEF, from the coding sequence ATGAGTGATGTGATTCAGCACGACGCACCGCCGAGTCGGCCGGTGTTCGACCGCCGCCCGCCCTGGTCTCAGGAGGCCGAGCAGTCGGTGCTGGCCGGCATGCTCCAGGACCGAGACGCCGTGGCGCGGGCCGTCGAGATCCTCGAGCCGTCGATGTTCTATCAGGAGTCCCACCGACTCCTCTTCCGCGCGCTCGCTCGCCTCTTCGAGCGGGGCGAAGCGATCGACCCGATTCTGCTCGGCGACGAGCTGCAGAAGACCGACGACGACCAGCGGGTCGGGGGCTACGAGTACATCGGCTACCTGCTCGACATCGTGCCCACCGCGGCCAACGTCGAGTTTCACGCCAAGCTCGTGCGGGAGAAGGCGCTGCTGCGGCGGCTTATCGAGGCGTCGCAGGAGACGATCCGCGATGCCTACGAGCCGGGCGAGCGCGATGTGAACGAGGTGATGGACGAGGCCGAGGCGCGCATCTTCCAGGTGGCGCAGAGCCAGGAGCGCGAGGGCTTCGTCCGCATCAAGGACCTGCTGTGGCCGGCCTTCGAGGAGATCGAGCGGCTCCAGACGTCGGGGTCCCCGATCACCGGAATTCCCACCGGTTTCCCGCGTTTCGACGGCATGACGACGGGACTCCAGAAGGGAGATCTCTGCATCATCGCCGCCCGTCCGTCGATGGGCAAAACGTCGTGGGTGCTGAACGTAGCGGCCACGGCGGCCATCGATCACGAGGTGCCGGTGGCCATCTTCTCGCTCGAGATGAGCAAGGAACAGCTGCTCAAGCGACTGCTGTCGGCCGAGGCGCGGGTCGACGCGCAGCACATTCGTCGCGGCGGCATGAGTCCCGACGAGAGTCAGCGGCTCGGCGCGGCGGCGGGGCATCTCAACAACGCGCCGATCTGGATCGACGACACACCGGGAATGTCGGTGCTCGAGATGCGGGCGAAGGCTCGGCGACTGGCCAGCGATGTGAAGGCCGAGGGCAAGGAGCTCGGCATGATCGTCGTCGACTACCTCCAGCTGATGGGTGGCGGAGGCCGGGCCGAAAGCCGGGTGCAGGAGGTCAGTCAGATCTCGCGTGGGCTGAAGGCGCTCGCCCGTGAACTCGACGTGCCGCTGCTCGCCCTGTCGCAGCTGTCCCGGGCGCCCGAACAGCGACCCGACAAGAAGCCCATGCTCTCCGACCTGCGTGAATCGGGATCGATCGAGCAGGATGCCGATATCGTCATGTTCCTGTTCCGCCCCGAGTACTACTTTGGGGCCGTCGACGAATCCGGCAACTCGCTCGAAGGAAAGGCCGAACTCATCGTGTCGAAGCAGAGAAACGGACCGACCGGCACGGTGGAGCTGCACTTCCACAAGGCGTACACCCGCTTCGATCCGCGGCACGACGATCATCGCGGCCCCCAGCCCGACGGCCAGGAGTTCTGA
- a CDS encoding TonB family protein gives MNSSSSSSSPSPLPGLPPDLAELDAELSRFGAAERPSFAPELESELEEAWVAGPPRTPGRLRRRLVAATITGLLVVGAAVPPARASLADGLDRLLDAFRDPAPAMVVTADRTSPLPRDVRPASVPASAAAPRAEESTVEVESLPIAEVVESPDELPAFVPARVTYPTLIDEDADRRVIRDFYPPEMQRAGVGGTVGLLLWVAEDGSVDHLRVQGTSGVPALDRAALQGAGTLRFHPATRDGRPVGTYVEFDLVFTPAEPTWVAPHIDPVAAPVLPAESPWSLGDEGPLAIVVPQKLRMEARELLVLAVGDPAEEIEARLGPIDGLLAGEPPAGASPLRWRDDAIRELERARARDVDNPAPVLALARIRRRQGLRAEARALLERGLERVARDARSVSPELVAELNYELGDVVRESWSSQAGLGVVPETAVEELNCATRDPSGSLVETLAAWNFVCPVALESVLHTQFEPLDLGDVDRDRMLRYFETAVRAVPSHVGANVALLLEGADAGRWVEVLAGARRFVAASQGHPYGLLLEGLALHRLRRSEEAWIAFDRALPSLGAEVAASFRDPTSVDVRRGDDPWRAFDPILLTEVNEREVEHLARAAYAYLRFGGLDSDGARVWLRYGRPIEVRALGTTKLRTEFWDFGTGPDLTFTRAGAAVVRRFTPEAAAYLDELRGVFPQWYGTRARTLYELPAQLARYRGDGVGQGMAEVHLQVPGALRQEAGDSVEVGLFVVANDGARRAAERRWTRDPSVTLRAAFGPEAAELVVEVYDPHTRQAAGVRAPAFSDDMVTGFGGLSDLLLVRPAANGSREAVPFARPEVLVGDPVAAAFEVYDLATDREWRMRVEFDSETSEARWSVPFRATAGSSFERERRIDAQGARTLRESLELDLAEVPPDIYTVRVVIEAPDGARIAEEIAGMRVRSEDSEPESGLPMPRWDIFEGS, from the coding sequence ATGAACTCTTCTTCTTCTTCTTCTTCCCCCTCTCCGCTTCCGGGCCTTCCGCCGGATCTGGCGGAGCTCGACGCCGAGCTGTCGCGCTTCGGCGCGGCGGAGCGACCGTCGTTCGCCCCCGAGCTCGAGTCGGAGCTCGAGGAGGCCTGGGTCGCCGGTCCGCCGCGGACCCCGGGCCGTCTCCGGCGCAGGCTCGTGGCCGCGACCATCACCGGTCTGCTGGTGGTGGGGGCCGCCGTGCCTCCTGCGCGCGCCTCGCTCGCCGACGGACTGGATCGCCTCCTCGACGCCTTCCGCGACCCGGCCCCGGCCATGGTCGTCACGGCCGACCGTACCTCGCCTCTCCCCCGCGACGTGCGTCCCGCCTCGGTACCGGCCTCCGCGGCCGCTCCGCGCGCCGAAGAGTCGACGGTGGAGGTCGAGTCGCTGCCCATCGCCGAGGTGGTGGAATCGCCCGACGAGCTGCCCGCCTTCGTGCCGGCCCGGGTCACCTATCCCACCCTGATCGACGAGGACGCCGATCGCCGGGTGATCCGCGACTTCTATCCCCCGGAGATGCAGCGTGCGGGGGTGGGAGGCACGGTGGGGCTGCTGTTGTGGGTGGCCGAGGACGGGTCGGTCGATCATCTGCGGGTGCAGGGCACCTCCGGCGTTCCGGCTCTCGACCGCGCCGCGCTCCAGGGGGCCGGCACCCTCCGGTTCCATCCGGCCACCCGCGACGGGCGTCCGGTGGGCACCTACGTGGAGTTCGATCTCGTCTTCACCCCCGCCGAGCCGACCTGGGTGGCGCCCCACATCGATCCCGTGGCCGCGCCCGTGCTGCCCGCCGAATCGCCGTGGTCGCTGGGCGACGAGGGCCCCCTGGCCATCGTCGTGCCGCAGAAGCTCCGCATGGAGGCGCGCGAACTGCTCGTGCTGGCGGTGGGCGACCCCGCCGAGGAGATCGAGGCCCGCCTCGGCCCGATCGACGGGCTGCTCGCCGGCGAGCCTCCGGCCGGGGCGAGCCCACTCCGGTGGCGGGACGACGCGATTCGCGAGCTCGAGCGAGCTCGCGCGCGGGACGTCGACAACCCGGCCCCCGTTCTGGCGCTCGCCCGCATCCGTCGCCGGCAGGGCCTGCGCGCCGAGGCGCGGGCGCTCCTGGAGCGAGGGCTGGAGCGCGTTGCACGCGATGCGCGGTCCGTCTCCCCCGAACTCGTGGCCGAGCTGAACTACGAGCTCGGCGACGTGGTGCGGGAGTCGTGGAGCAGCCAGGCCGGTCTCGGCGTCGTGCCCGAGACGGCGGTGGAGGAGCTCAACTGTGCCACCCGTGACCCGTCCGGCTCGCTGGTGGAGACGCTCGCCGCCTGGAACTTCGTCTGCCCGGTCGCGCTCGAGAGCGTGCTGCACACGCAGTTCGAGCCGCTCGATCTCGGCGACGTGGATCGAGATCGCATGCTCCGATACTTCGAGACCGCCGTGCGCGCCGTGCCGTCGCATGTCGGGGCGAACGTCGCCCTGCTGCTCGAGGGCGCCGATGCGGGGCGCTGGGTGGAGGTGCTGGCCGGGGCGCGCCGGTTCGTGGCCGCGAGTCAGGGCCACCCCTACGGGCTCCTGCTCGAGGGGCTCGCCCTGCATCGACTCCGCCGCTCGGAGGAAGCCTGGATCGCCTTCGACCGGGCTCTGCCGTCGCTCGGAGCGGAGGTGGCCGCCTCGTTCCGCGATCCGACGTCGGTGGACGTTCGCCGAGGCGACGACCCCTGGCGCGCCTTCGATCCGATCCTGCTGACCGAGGTGAACGAGCGGGAGGTGGAGCACCTCGCGCGCGCCGCCTACGCCTACCTGCGCTTCGGGGGGCTCGACTCCGACGGGGCGCGGGTGTGGCTGCGGTACGGGCGACCGATCGAGGTGCGAGCCCTCGGCACCACCAAACTGCGCACCGAGTTCTGGGACTTCGGGACGGGCCCGGATCTCACCTTCACGCGTGCGGGAGCCGCGGTCGTCCGGCGGTTCACTCCGGAGGCCGCCGCCTACCTCGACGAGCTGCGCGGCGTCTTTCCGCAGTGGTACGGCACGCGGGCCCGCACGCTCTACGAACTGCCGGCCCAGCTCGCGCGCTACCGCGGCGACGGGGTGGGGCAGGGCATGGCCGAGGTTCACCTGCAGGTACCCGGGGCCCTGCGACAGGAAGCGGGGGACTCCGTGGAGGTCGGGTTGTTCGTCGTGGCGAACGATGGCGCGAGGCGCGCCGCCGAGCGCCGCTGGACCCGCGATCCGTCCGTCACGCTTCGGGCCGCGTTCGGCCCGGAGGCGGCCGAACTCGTCGTGGAGGTCTACGACCCGCACACCCGGCAGGCCGCCGGCGTGCGGGCGCCCGCATTCTCCGACGACATGGTGACCGGGTTCGGCGGCCTCTCCGACCTGCTGCTCGTGCGTCCGGCTGCGAACGGTTCCCGCGAGGCGGTGCCCTTCGCGCGGCCCGAGGTCCTGGTGGGCGATCCGGTCGCCGCCGCCTTCGAGGTGTACGATCTCGCCACGGATCGCGAGTGGCGAATGCGGGTGGAGTTCGATTCCGAAACGAGCGAGGCGCGCTGGTCCGTGCCCTTCCGGGCGACGGCCGGTTCCTCCTTCGAACGGGAGCGGCGGATCGATGCGCAGGGCGCCCGCACCCTCCGAGAGTCGCTCGAACTCGACCTCGCCGAAGTGCCGCCCGACATCTACACCGTGCGGGTGGTGATCGAGGCGCCCGACGGCGCACGCATCGCGGAGGAGATCGCGGGCATGCGCGTGCGATCCGAAGACTCCGAGCCCGAGTCCGGACTGCCGATGCCCCGTTGGGATATCTTCGAGGGCAGCTGA
- a CDS encoding phosphoglycerate kinase, producing MPKALLSALPTDALKGRRVVVRADLNVPLSEAGEVADDTRIQASVASLRHLVEAGARVVLLSHLGRPKGRPDPAASLAPVARVLQSALGSPVRFVPDLVGDEAAAAVASLEPGRVLLLENTRFEAGETADDPALARVLAGYGDLFVNDAFGTAHRAHASTAGIASAIRAAGGRAVAGLLLERELQFLGDALADPERPFVAILGGAKISGKIDVVEALLPRVDRLIVGGAMANTFFLALGLEVGHSLVEPDRVEMARELLERGGDRLLLPIDVRVADEIAPDAEVRVRARAEVRPGDRIADIGPESEAIFAAEIRGARTLVWNGPMGVFELEPFRGGTVQLAHAVADAADGGATAVLGGGDSAAAAEVAGVSDRLTHISTGGGASLEFLAGEALPGIEALDEREDA from the coding sequence ATGCCCAAGGCGCTCCTGTCCGCCCTCCCCACCGACGCCCTGAAGGGCCGTCGCGTGGTGGTTCGAGCCGATCTCAACGTCCCGCTGTCCGAAGCCGGCGAGGTGGCCGACGACACCCGGATCCAGGCCTCCGTCGCGAGCCTGCGCCACCTCGTCGAGGCGGGCGCGCGCGTGGTGCTGCTCTCGCACCTCGGTCGTCCGAAGGGACGCCCCGACCCCGCGGCCTCGCTGGCCCCCGTTGCCCGCGTTCTGCAGTCGGCGCTCGGATCGCCCGTGCGCTTCGTGCCGGATCTGGTGGGCGACGAGGCGGCGGCCGCGGTGGCGTCGCTCGAGCCGGGCCGCGTGCTGCTGCTGGAGAACACGCGTTTCGAGGCGGGGGAGACCGCCGACGACCCCGCGTTGGCCCGGGTGCTCGCCGGCTACGGCGACCTCTTCGTGAACGACGCCTTCGGGACCGCGCATCGCGCGCACGCGTCCACCGCGGGGATCGCATCGGCGATCCGGGCCGCCGGCGGGCGTGCCGTGGCCGGTCTGCTGCTGGAGCGTGAGCTGCAGTTTCTCGGCGACGCCCTCGCCGATCCCGAGCGCCCCTTCGTGGCGATCCTCGGGGGCGCCAAGATCTCCGGCAAGATCGATGTGGTCGAGGCGCTGCTCCCCCGCGTGGATCGTCTGATCGTGGGTGGGGCGATGGCCAACACCTTCTTCCTCGCCCTGGGCCTGGAGGTGGGCCACTCGCTGGTCGAGCCCGATCGGGTCGAGATGGCCAGGGAGCTTCTGGAGCGGGGGGGCGATCGCCTCCTCCTTCCGATCGACGTGCGGGTGGCCGACGAGATCGCGCCCGACGCCGAGGTTCGCGTTCGGGCTAGGGCCGAGGTGCGCCCGGGCGACCGCATCGCCGACATCGGGCCGGAGAGCGAGGCGATCTTCGCAGCCGAGATCCGGGGTGCGCGCACCCTCGTCTGGAACGGTCCGATGGGGGTGTTCGAGCTCGAGCCCTTCCGGGGCGGTACCGTCCAGCTGGCGCATGCCGTGGCCGACGCGGCCGACGGGGGGGCGACCGCCGTGCTCGGAGGAGGCGACTCCGCCGCGGCGGCGGAGGTGGCGGGCGTGTCGGACCGACTCACGCACATCTCCACGGGCGGCGGCGCGTCGCTCGAGTTCCTGGCCGGGGAGGCCCTCCCCGGCATCGAGGCTCTCGACGAGCGGGAGGACGCATGA
- a CDS encoding sigma-70 family RNA polymerase sigma factor, protein MTSREGRPLLKSDPPGAPPPVKGGDKPGRERRLPHDFAAWYDDHRSVVYRYVRFRVATREAAEDVTSDVFMKALRSFKRYDAELASPRTWLLRIARNAVTDHLRALRRRGSLHVSLDRVPDLVADIPSQDERVLRQERIQKLLNGNQTLRRADQEILSLRYGAGLDNGEIAEALGISNNAVAVRLHRALKRLKSAVQSLDGSASDGS, encoded by the coding sequence ATGACGAGTCGAGAGGGAAGGCCGCTGCTCAAGTCGGATCCGCCCGGCGCGCCCCCCCCCGTGAAGGGAGGGGACAAGCCCGGACGCGAGCGACGGCTGCCCCACGACTTCGCGGCGTGGTACGACGATCACCGCTCGGTGGTCTATCGCTACGTCCGCTTCCGCGTCGCCACCCGCGAGGCCGCCGAAGACGTCACGTCCGACGTCTTCATGAAGGCGCTTCGATCGTTCAAGCGGTACGACGCGGAGCTCGCTTCACCCCGCACCTGGCTCCTGCGGATCGCCCGCAATGCGGTCACCGACCACCTGCGTGCACTTCGCCGTCGGGGTTCCCTTCACGTTTCGCTCGACCGCGTTCCCGACCTGGTGGCCGACATTCCGTCTCAAGACGAGCGGGTGCTCAGGCAGGAACGCATTCAGAAGCTGTTGAACGGCAATCAGACGCTGCGGCGCGCCGATCAGGAGATCCTCTCGCTCCGCTACGGAGCCGGGCTCGACAACGGTGAGATCGCCGAGGCGCTGGGCATCAGCAACAACGCCGTCGCGGTGCGGCTCCACCGGGCACTGAAGCGGCTGAAGTCGGCCGTGCAGTCGCTCGACGGTTCCGCGTCGGACGGATCATAG
- the ispD gene encoding 2-C-methyl-D-erythritol 4-phosphate cytidylyltransferase — protein sequence MGGRDGARRVGVAVPAAGFGRRMGGRRKAWLTLGGEPILARTLRAFLERPDVVAVAVALAADDAADPPDWLIALDPRVGVVAGGDSRAASVARAVAMLPAELDVILVHDAARPLVPPEVVQRVLDAVEGSTGAVAGLPAVDTFKRVDERDRIVDTPPRDGLWHAQTPQGFPAPLLRAALEALAAEPGGAERLTDDAMVVAAAGGTVRMVLGAARNLKVTRPGDLPLAEWYAAHPEEGR from the coding sequence ATGGGGGGGAGGGACGGCGCGCGCCGGGTGGGCGTCGCGGTTCCGGCGGCGGGGTTCGGTCGGCGGATGGGCGGACGGCGAAAGGCCTGGCTCACCCTGGGCGGAGAGCCGATTCTCGCGCGTACCCTGCGCGCCTTTCTCGAGCGCCCCGACGTGGTGGCCGTGGCCGTGGCGCTGGCGGCCGATGACGCGGCCGATCCTCCGGACTGGCTGATCGCCCTCGACCCCCGGGTGGGCGTCGTGGCGGGCGGCGACAGCCGGGCCGCGTCGGTGGCACGGGCAGTCGCGATGCTCCCCGCCGAGCTCGATGTGATTCTCGTGCACGATGCGGCGCGGCCTCTGGTGCCCCCCGAGGTGGTTCAGCGAGTGCTCGATGCGGTGGAAGGCTCGACGGGTGCGGTCGCCGGCCTTCCGGCCGTCGACACCTTCAAGCGGGTGGACGAGAGGGACCGCATCGTCGATACGCCGCCGCGCGACGGCCTCTGGCATGCCCAGACGCCGCAGGGGTTCCCCGCGCCGCTCCTGCGCGCGGCCCTCGAGGCGCTCGCCGCCGAGCCGGGGGGGGCGGAGCGGCTGACCGACGACGCCATGGTGGTCGCGGCTGCGGGCGGCACGGTTCGGATGGTGCTCGGCGCGGCGCGGAACCTGAAGGTCACGCGGCCCGGCGACCTCCCGCTCGCCGAGTGGTACGCCGCCCACCCCGAGGAAGGCCGGTGA
- a CDS encoding double zinc ribbon domain-containing protein: MNRLLRFLLPLRCLGCGVPISDPPAGEAEPALCLDCRLALAEPPAPRCPRCDLPRGTGRLRPEFCGQCDDWPPIVRRAVAGVVLRPPADALVQSLKYAGWRRAAEPMAERIARRLVAFPELEGAPVVPVPTTERRERRRGYNQARVLAEALARRRGVEVLDGLARRVGSASQVALPRDERRANVSKAFVPGPDGSRIGAVSHTILVDDVLTTGATAGSAAEVLAALGSGAVTVAAFARALPHPVGRPGGVRRPMFR, translated from the coding sequence GTGAACCGGCTCCTCCGCTTTCTCCTCCCCCTCCGATGCCTCGGCTGCGGGGTGCCCATCTCCGATCCTCCCGCGGGCGAGGCGGAGCCGGCCCTGTGTCTGGATTGCCGCCTCGCGCTGGCGGAGCCCCCGGCTCCGCGGTGCCCGCGGTGCGATCTGCCGCGAGGCACGGGTCGTCTCCGCCCCGAGTTCTGCGGGCAGTGCGACGACTGGCCGCCGATCGTGCGGCGCGCCGTGGCCGGGGTCGTCCTCCGCCCCCCGGCCGACGCCCTGGTCCAGTCGCTGAAGTACGCGGGATGGCGCCGAGCGGCGGAGCCCATGGCCGAGCGGATCGCCCGCAGGCTGGTGGCCTTTCCCGAGCTCGAGGGCGCGCCGGTGGTGCCGGTGCCCACCACGGAGCGGCGCGAGCGTCGTCGGGGCTACAATCAGGCGCGGGTGCTCGCCGAGGCGCTGGCCCGGCGCCGGGGGGTGGAGGTGCTCGACGGGCTGGCCCGGCGGGTCGGTTCGGCGAGCCAGGTCGCCTTGCCGCGGGACGAGCGCCGGGCTAACGTCTCGAAGGCGTTCGTGCCGGGACCCGACGGGTCCCGAATCGGCGCGGTATCCCACACGATTCTCGTGGACGACGTCCTCACAACCGGGGCGACCGCCGGGTCGGCTGCAGAGGTGCTCGCGGCGCTCGGCTCGGGAGCGGTGACCGTGGCGGCTTTCGCCCGGGCGCTGCCCCATCCGGTCGGGCGCCCGGGCGGAGTCCGTCGTCCGATGTTCCGATAA
- a CDS encoding low molecular weight protein arginine phosphatase yields MNAPSPFRIVFVCTGNTCRSPLAEALARREIERRGWGGVEVASAGVAAHPGAPASGGSQRVGEEAGLDLSQHRARLLDSDMVDRADLVLTMGEHHAFRVMELGGEGRVDLLTRFAGAGAEGVPDPFGADDAIYRRTLEVLDRLVGVTFDRLAPILDP; encoded by the coding sequence GTGAACGCGCCGTCCCCCTTCCGCATCGTCTTCGTATGTACCGGCAATACCTGCCGGAGCCCGCTGGCGGAGGCGCTCGCCCGCCGCGAGATCGAGCGACGGGGGTGGGGCGGGGTGGAGGTGGCTTCCGCCGGGGTGGCTGCCCACCCCGGTGCCCCGGCGTCCGGGGGGTCGCAGCGGGTGGGCGAGGAGGCCGGTCTCGATCTCTCCCAACACCGGGCCCGCCTGCTGGATTCCGACATGGTCGACCGGGCCGATCTGGTGTTGACGATGGGCGAGCACCACGCCTTCCGCGTGATGGAGCTCGGCGGGGAGGGGCGCGTGGACCTGCTGACCCGCTTCGCCGGAGCGGGGGCCGAGGGGGTGCCCGATCCCTTCGGTGCCGACGACGCGATCTACCGTCGAACCCTCGAGGTGCTCGACCGGTTGGTCGGCGTCACCTTCGACCGCCTTGCACCGATTCTCGACCCGTGA